A DNA window from Melanotaenia boesemani isolate fMelBoe1 chromosome 6, fMelBoe1.pri, whole genome shotgun sequence contains the following coding sequences:
- the LOC121641243 gene encoding mucin-2-like isoform X1 has protein sequence MRMKVYVFLMMNLAVSSAASIGPTEPDVVDLTPLVNGSALACPKTTVNISQPPMPMQDAGPCSSSITTTMPPPTTTHDRMTTTMPPPTTTDGSIFGFSPAMVASPVLIVLLALVLLVP, from the exons ATGAGGATGAAAGTCTACGTTTTTCTCATGATGAACTTGGCTGTTTCATCAGCAGCCTCCATTGGCCCa ACTGAACCAGATGTTGTGG aTCTCACTCCACTTGTGAATGGAAGTGCTCTGGCATGTCCTAAAACAACAGTGAACATTTCACAACCTCCAATGCCCATGCAGGATGCTGGCCCATGCTCATCAAG TATTACTACCACCATGCCACCTCCTACAACTACACATGACAG GATGACTACCACCATGCCACCTCCTACAACTACAGATGGCAG CATTTTCGGCTTCTCCCCTGCAATGGTGGCCTCTCCTGTCCTCATCGTCCTGCTTGCCTTGGTGCTCTTGGTGCCTTGA
- the LOC121641243 gene encoding uncharacterized protein LOC121641243 isoform X2 gives MRMKVYVFLMMNLAVSSAASIGPTEPDVVDLTPLVNGSALACPKTTVNISQPPMPMQDAGPCSSRMTTTMPPPTTTDGSIFGFSPAMVASPVLIVLLALVLLVP, from the exons ATGAGGATGAAAGTCTACGTTTTTCTCATGATGAACTTGGCTGTTTCATCAGCAGCCTCCATTGGCCCa ACTGAACCAGATGTTGTGG aTCTCACTCCACTTGTGAATGGAAGTGCTCTGGCATGTCCTAAAACAACAGTGAACATTTCACAACCTCCAATGCCCATGCAGGATGCTGGCCCATGCTCATCAAG GATGACTACCACCATGCCACCTCCTACAACTACAGATGGCAG CATTTTCGGCTTCTCCCCTGCAATGGTGGCCTCTCCTGTCCTCATCGTCCTGCTTGCCTTGGTGCTCTTGGTGCCTTGA
- the LOC121641239 gene encoding meprin A subunit beta-like translates to MRMKVYIFLMMNLAVSSAASIGPTEPDVVDIGQEKSIIEVNMGADLQDDIIEHPNTQRSTIINQTRLWTSPVPYALDKNLELNAKGVILKAFEQFRVKTCIDFKLRDSEDYYVSVQKLDGCFSYIGRVQTNGQQLSIGRGCDTISIVEHEFLHALGFYHEQSRYDRDDYVTIVFSNILQGYENNFQKASSEVSTTHGVPYDYWSVMHYGKNDFTNGNGLTIITKDPKFQDVIGQRMEMSNSDVTELNLLYQCNSSIAFMMYCGFSNGDMCQMSRCSQSGNGWQAVKQALGGPSSDHTGLPSGKNPVGQEGGYFMHASTASGQVGDSVRLETNMMSPKRGCNVQCLQFYYYNSGNESDQLNIWIREFQDEQDSTGTLRLVGHITGSPTSHWKLQHVSLNATKRFQVVFEVRKGSGTSSRGFSIDDTNLSETECPHLAFQVDDFENLLNTSASGTTLYSPRQYSKEGYAYRIAVKLYKTYFGMFVQLLSGDNDNQLEWPCLRRQMNFQMLDQNPNIQLQMSNPKTFTTNENQLDSTGNSYWGNPREIGSPVFVDESNNQVYGGVIYGFGSFMDQEKMQYRDFLKGGSAIFLFDFQDLTTLVNGSTLACPKTTVNISQPPMSMQDASPCSSRMTTTMPPPTTTHDRITTTMPSPTATDHRITTTMPPPTATDHRITTTMPSPTTTDHRITTTMPSPTATDHSVFDFSPAMVASPFFIVLLALVLLVP, encoded by the exons ATGAGGATGAAAGTCTACATTTTTCTCATGATGAACTTGGCTGTTTCATCAGCAGCCTCCATTGGCCCa actgAACCAGATGTTGTGG ACATTGGTCAAGAGAAGAGCATTATAGAAGTAAACATGGGTGCAG ATTTACAAGATGACATTATTGAG CACCCAAACACGCAAAGGAGTACCATTATTAATCAGACCCGACTGTGGACATCACCGGTCCCATATGCCTTGGACAAAAACCTCG AGTTGAATGCAAAAGGAGTCATCTTGAAAGCATTTGAACAGTTCAGGGTGAAGACATGCATTGACTTCAAACTGAGAGACTCTGAGGACTACTACGTCTCTGTCCAAAAGTTAGATGG atgtttttcatATATCGGGAGAGTACAGACAAATGGGCAGCAGCTCTCCATTGGGAGAGGCTGTGATACCATTTCCATCGTTGAACATGAGTTTTTACATGCGCTTGGCTTCTACCATGAACAGTCCAGATATGACCGAGACGATTATGTCACAATTGTATTCAGCAACATCTTGCAAG GCTATGAGAACAATTTCCAAAAGGCTAGCAGTGAAGTGTCCACCACCCACGGAGTCCCGTATGACTACTGGTCTGTGATGCACTACGGCAAAAATGATTTCACTAATGGCAATGGCCTTACAATAATCACCAAAGACCCCAAATTCCAAGATGTGATTGGTCAGCGTATGGAAATGAGTAACAGTGATGTCACGGAGCTGAACCTCCTCTACCAATGTA ACTCAAGTATTGCCTTTATGATGTACTGTGGCTTTTCCAATGGAGATATGTGCCAAATGAGTCGCTGTTCACAAAGTGGCAATGGCTGGCAAGCAGTAAAGCAGGCTCTCGGGGGTCCAAGCTCCGACCACACTGGCTTACCTAGTGGAAAAAATCCTG TAGGTCAAGAAGGTGGTTACTTCATGCATGCTAGCACAGCATCAGGACAAGTAGGGGATTCAGTTCGGCTGGAGACCAACATGATGAGTCCTAAAAGAGGATGCAATGTCCAGTGCCTCCAGTTCTACTATTACAACAGTGGGAATGAGTCAGATCAACTTAACATTTGGATCAGAGAGTTTCAGGATGAACAGGACTCCACAGGAACCCTCCGCCTCGTGGGACACATCACAG GTTCACCAACATCTCACTGGAAGCTCCAACATGTTTCTCTGAATGCCACAAAGCGCTTCCAGGTGGTGTTTGAGGTTCGGAAAGGATCAGGAACATCTAGCAGGGGCTTCTCAATTGATGACACCAATCTCTCTGAGACTGAGTGTCCACATTTAGCATTTCAAGTGGATGACTTTGAGAATCTTTTAAACACTAGTGCTAGTGGAACCACACTATACAGCCCACGGCAGTACTCCAAAGAGGGATATGCTTATCGGATAGCTGTTAAACTCTACAAGACATATTTTGGGATGTTTGTGCAACTGCTGTCTGGTGACAATGATAACCAGCTGGAATGGCCTTGTCTGCGACGACAAATGAATTTCCAAATGTTGGATCAGAACCCCAACATCCAGCTTCAGATGTCAAATCCAAAAACTTTCACCACTAATGAAAACCAATTAGACTCCACAG GTAACTCTTACTGGGGTAATCCTCGTGAGATTGGAAGTCCAGTATTTGTGGATGAAAGCAATAATCAAGTCTATGGTGGAGTAATATATGGCTTTGGATCATTCATGGATCAGGAAAAAATGCAATACAGAGACTTCCTGAAGGGAGGGAGTGCCATTTTCCTCTTTGACTTTCAAG aTCTCACTACACTTGTGAATGGAAGTACTCTGGCATGTCCTAAAACAACAGTGAACATTTCACAACCTCCAATGTCCATGCAGGATGCTAGCCCATGCTCATCAAG GATGACTACCACCATGCCACCTCCTACTACTACACATGACAG GATTACTACCACCATGCCATCTCCTACAGCTACAGATCACAG AATTACTACCACCATGCCACCTCCTACAGCTACAGATCACAG GATTACTACCACCATGCCATCTCCTACAACTACAGATCACAG GATTACTACCACCATGCCATCTCCTACAGCTACAGATCACAG CGTTTTCGACTTCTCCCCAGCAATGGTGGCCTCCCCTTTTTTCATCGTCCTGCTTGCCTTGGTGCTCTTGGTACCTTGA